One genomic segment of Chelmon rostratus isolate fCheRos1 chromosome 22, fCheRos1.pri, whole genome shotgun sequence includes these proteins:
- the mkln1 gene encoding muskelin isoform X1, whose protein sequence is MAVVPESRVLTFSVFKWSSYSSTYLPENILVDKPNDQSSRWSSESNYPPQFLILKLERPAIVQSITFGKYEKTHVCNLKKFKVFGGMSEENMTELLSSGLKNDYNKETFTLKHKIDEQMFPCRFVKIVPLMSWGPSFNFSIWYIELHGIEDPDVVQPCLNWYSKYREQEAIRLCLKHFRQHNYTEAFESLQKKTRIALEHPMLTHLHDRLVLQGDFDACEELIDKAVRDGLFNQYISQQEYKPRWSQIIPKCNKGTSAQEINRDDMNSDGDDNRPGMRGGHQMVIDVQTETVYLFGGWDGTQDLADFWAYSVQENQWACISRDTEKESGPSARSCHKMCIDSQRRQIYTLGRYLDSSVRNSKSLKSDFYRYDIDANTWTLLSEDTSADGGPKLVFDHQMCMDSEKHMIYTFGGRILTCNGSVEDSRTSEPQFSGLYAYHCQAGTWSLLREDSCNAGPEDVQSRIGHCMLFHTRNRCLYVFGGQRSKTYLNDFFSYDVDGDHVEIISDGTKKDSGMVPMTGFTQRATIDPELNEIHVLSGLSKDKDKREENVRNSFWIYDIARNNWSCVYKNDQAVKENPSKALQEEEPCPRFAHQLVYDEMHKVHYLFGGNPGKSCSPKMRLDDFWSLKLCRPSKEYLLRHCRYLIRKYRFEEKAQSEPLSALKYLQNDLSLTVDHTDPDETKEFQLLPSALFKSSSDFIPLGFSDVDQTYAQRTQLFDTLVNFFPDSMTPPKGNLVDLITL, encoded by the exons ATGGCTGTCGTTCCAGAGAGCAGAGTCCTCACTTTCAGCGTTTTTAAATGGAGCTCGTACTCCTCCACATATTTACCTGA AAATATCTTGGTGGACAAACCCAATGATCAGTCTTCCAGGTGGTCTTCTGAGAGCAACTACCCTCCACAG tttttaATCTTGAAATTGGAAAGGCCGGCAATTGTTCAGAGCATCACCTTCGGGAAGTATGAGAAGACTCACGTCTGCAACCTGAAGAAGTTTAAAGTGTTTGGTGGGATGAGTGAAGAGAACATGACAGAGCTTTTGTCCAG TGGCCTTAAGAATGACTACAACAAGGAAACGTTCACCTTAAAGCACAAGATTGATGAGCAGATGTTTCCCTGCAGATTTGTCAAAATAG TGCCTCTGATGTCTTGGGGTCCTAGTTTTAATTTCAGCATCTGGTACATTGAGCTGCACGGTATTGAAGATCCTGATGTGGTGCAGCCCTGCCTTAACTGGTACAGCAAG TACAGAGAACAGGAAGCCATCCGCCTTTGCCTCAAGCACTTCCGACAGCATAACTACACAGAGGCCTTCGAGTCACTGCAGAAGAAGACCCGGATAGCACTGGAGCACCCAATGCTCACCCACCTGCACGACCGGCTGGTGCTGCAAGGAGACTTTGATGCCTGTGAGGAGCTCATAGACAAAGCAGTGAGAG ACGGTTTGTTTAACCAGTATATCAGCCAGCAGGAGTACAAGCCCAGGTGGAGTCAGATCATCCCAAAATGCAACAAAGGTACAAGCGCCCAAGAAATCAACCGAGACGACATGAACA GTGATGGTGACGACAACAGGCCAGGGATGAGGGGAGGACATCAAATGGTCATTGACGTCCAGACTG AGACTGTGTACCTGTTCGGGGGCTGGGACGGCACACAGGACTTGGCTGACTTCTGGGCTTACAGTGTTCAGGAGAACCAGTGGGCCTGCATCTCCAGAGACACTGAGAAGGAG AGTGGTCCGAGTGCTCGTTCGTGCCACAAGATGTGTATCGACTCCCAGCGGCGTCAGATCTACACACTGGGCCGCTACCTGGACTCCAGCGTCAGGAACAGCAAGTCCCTGAAGAGCGACTTCTACCGCTACGACATCGACGCCAACACCTGGACGCTACTCAGCGAGGACACGTCGGCCGACGGGGGGCCCAAGTTGGTGTTTGACCACCAG ATGTGCATGGACTCAGAGAAGCACATGATCTACACGTTTGGCGGTCGCATCCTGACGTGTAACGGCAGCGTGGAGGACAGTCGGACGTCGGAGCCTCAGTTCAGCGGCCTGTACGCCTACCACTGCCAGGCCGGAACGTGGAGCCTGCTGCGGGAAGACTCGTGTAACGCCGGGCCAGAGGACGTCCAGTCCCGCATTGGACACTGTATGCTCTTCCACACT AGAAACCGCTGTCTGTACGTGTtcggaggtcagaggtcaaagacGTATCTTAATGATTTCTTCAGCTACGACGTGGACGGAGACCATGTGGAGATCATATCTGACGGCACCAAGAAGGACTCAGGCATGG TGCCGATGACGGGCTTCACCCAGAGAGCCACCATTGACCCCGAGCTCAACGAGATCCACGTCCTGTCGGGCCTCAGCAAGGACAAGGACAAGCGCGAGGAGAACGTCCGCAACTCCTTCTGGATCTACGACATCGCCCGCAACAACTG GTCATGCGTGTATAAGAACGATCAGGCAGTGAAAGAAAACCCGAGCAaggctctgcaggaggaggagccgTGTCCACGCTTTGCACACCAGCTGGTCTACGATGAGATGcacaag GTGCATTACCTGTTTGGTGGAAACCCCGGGAAGTCTTGTTCACCCAAGATGCGCCTGGACGACTTCTGGTCCCTCAAACTGTGTCGGCCCTCCAAGGAGTACCTACTCCGCCACTGCAGATACCTCATCAGGAAATACAG GTTTGAGGAGAAAGCCCAATCGGAGCCACTGAGCGCActaaaatacctgcagaacgACCTTTCACTGACGGTGGACCACACAGACCCTGATGAGACCAAAGAG TTCCAGCTTCTGCCCTCGGCTCTCTTCAAGTCCAGCTCTGACTTCATCCCTCTGG GTTTCTCAGATGTAGACCAGACGTACGCTCAGCGGACGCAGCTCTTCGACACGCTCGTCAACTTCTTCCCGGACAGCATGACCCCGCCCAAGGGCAACCTGGTAGACCTCATCACGCTTTAG
- the mkln1 gene encoding muskelin isoform X2, whose protein sequence is MAVVPESRVLTFSVFKWSSYSSTYLPENILVDKPNDQSSRWSSESNYPPQFLILKLERPAIVQSITFGKYEKTHVCNLKKFKVFGGMSEENMTELLSSGLKNDYNKETFTLKHKIDEQMFPCRFVKIVPLMSWGPSFNFSIWYIELHGIEDPDVVQPCLNWYSKYREQEAIRLCLKHFRQHNYTEAFESLQKKTRIALEHPMLTHLHDRLVLQGDFDACEELIDKAVRDGLFNQYISQQEYKPRWSQIIPKCNKGDGDDNRPGMRGGHQMVIDVQTETVYLFGGWDGTQDLADFWAYSVQENQWACISRDTEKESGPSARSCHKMCIDSQRRQIYTLGRYLDSSVRNSKSLKSDFYRYDIDANTWTLLSEDTSADGGPKLVFDHQMCMDSEKHMIYTFGGRILTCNGSVEDSRTSEPQFSGLYAYHCQAGTWSLLREDSCNAGPEDVQSRIGHCMLFHTRNRCLYVFGGQRSKTYLNDFFSYDVDGDHVEIISDGTKKDSGMVPMTGFTQRATIDPELNEIHVLSGLSKDKDKREENVRNSFWIYDIARNNWSCVYKNDQAVKENPSKALQEEEPCPRFAHQLVYDEMHKVHYLFGGNPGKSCSPKMRLDDFWSLKLCRPSKEYLLRHCRYLIRKYRFEEKAQSEPLSALKYLQNDLSLTVDHTDPDETKEFQLLPSALFKSSSDFIPLGFSDVDQTYAQRTQLFDTLVNFFPDSMTPPKGNLVDLITL, encoded by the exons ATGGCTGTCGTTCCAGAGAGCAGAGTCCTCACTTTCAGCGTTTTTAAATGGAGCTCGTACTCCTCCACATATTTACCTGA AAATATCTTGGTGGACAAACCCAATGATCAGTCTTCCAGGTGGTCTTCTGAGAGCAACTACCCTCCACAG tttttaATCTTGAAATTGGAAAGGCCGGCAATTGTTCAGAGCATCACCTTCGGGAAGTATGAGAAGACTCACGTCTGCAACCTGAAGAAGTTTAAAGTGTTTGGTGGGATGAGTGAAGAGAACATGACAGAGCTTTTGTCCAG TGGCCTTAAGAATGACTACAACAAGGAAACGTTCACCTTAAAGCACAAGATTGATGAGCAGATGTTTCCCTGCAGATTTGTCAAAATAG TGCCTCTGATGTCTTGGGGTCCTAGTTTTAATTTCAGCATCTGGTACATTGAGCTGCACGGTATTGAAGATCCTGATGTGGTGCAGCCCTGCCTTAACTGGTACAGCAAG TACAGAGAACAGGAAGCCATCCGCCTTTGCCTCAAGCACTTCCGACAGCATAACTACACAGAGGCCTTCGAGTCACTGCAGAAGAAGACCCGGATAGCACTGGAGCACCCAATGCTCACCCACCTGCACGACCGGCTGGTGCTGCAAGGAGACTTTGATGCCTGTGAGGAGCTCATAGACAAAGCAGTGAGAG ACGGTTTGTTTAACCAGTATATCAGCCAGCAGGAGTACAAGCCCAGGTGGAGTCAGATCATCCCAAAATGCAACAAAG GTGATGGTGACGACAACAGGCCAGGGATGAGGGGAGGACATCAAATGGTCATTGACGTCCAGACTG AGACTGTGTACCTGTTCGGGGGCTGGGACGGCACACAGGACTTGGCTGACTTCTGGGCTTACAGTGTTCAGGAGAACCAGTGGGCCTGCATCTCCAGAGACACTGAGAAGGAG AGTGGTCCGAGTGCTCGTTCGTGCCACAAGATGTGTATCGACTCCCAGCGGCGTCAGATCTACACACTGGGCCGCTACCTGGACTCCAGCGTCAGGAACAGCAAGTCCCTGAAGAGCGACTTCTACCGCTACGACATCGACGCCAACACCTGGACGCTACTCAGCGAGGACACGTCGGCCGACGGGGGGCCCAAGTTGGTGTTTGACCACCAG ATGTGCATGGACTCAGAGAAGCACATGATCTACACGTTTGGCGGTCGCATCCTGACGTGTAACGGCAGCGTGGAGGACAGTCGGACGTCGGAGCCTCAGTTCAGCGGCCTGTACGCCTACCACTGCCAGGCCGGAACGTGGAGCCTGCTGCGGGAAGACTCGTGTAACGCCGGGCCAGAGGACGTCCAGTCCCGCATTGGACACTGTATGCTCTTCCACACT AGAAACCGCTGTCTGTACGTGTtcggaggtcagaggtcaaagacGTATCTTAATGATTTCTTCAGCTACGACGTGGACGGAGACCATGTGGAGATCATATCTGACGGCACCAAGAAGGACTCAGGCATGG TGCCGATGACGGGCTTCACCCAGAGAGCCACCATTGACCCCGAGCTCAACGAGATCCACGTCCTGTCGGGCCTCAGCAAGGACAAGGACAAGCGCGAGGAGAACGTCCGCAACTCCTTCTGGATCTACGACATCGCCCGCAACAACTG GTCATGCGTGTATAAGAACGATCAGGCAGTGAAAGAAAACCCGAGCAaggctctgcaggaggaggagccgTGTCCACGCTTTGCACACCAGCTGGTCTACGATGAGATGcacaag GTGCATTACCTGTTTGGTGGAAACCCCGGGAAGTCTTGTTCACCCAAGATGCGCCTGGACGACTTCTGGTCCCTCAAACTGTGTCGGCCCTCCAAGGAGTACCTACTCCGCCACTGCAGATACCTCATCAGGAAATACAG GTTTGAGGAGAAAGCCCAATCGGAGCCACTGAGCGCActaaaatacctgcagaacgACCTTTCACTGACGGTGGACCACACAGACCCTGATGAGACCAAAGAG TTCCAGCTTCTGCCCTCGGCTCTCTTCAAGTCCAGCTCTGACTTCATCCCTCTGG GTTTCTCAGATGTAGACCAGACGTACGCTCAGCGGACGCAGCTCTTCGACACGCTCGTCAACTTCTTCCCGGACAGCATGACCCCGCCCAAGGGCAACCTGGTAGACCTCATCACGCTTTAG